A part of Miscanthus floridulus cultivar M001 chromosome 6, ASM1932011v1, whole genome shotgun sequence genomic DNA contains:
- the LOC136459322 gene encoding uncharacterized protein produces the protein MECSRGRRRWRWCGRSMLKLAGLCFAVAIICLGGSGCRGSTVLLRSESWRRGRAAASCGNQGCYTNTGGQAQGQWRRLLADGPGSYPPRCTSKCGDCSPCYPVHVAVPPGVPVTTEYYPEAWRCKCGNRLYMP, from the exons ATGGAGTGCTCCCGGGGGAGGCGGAGATGGAGGTGGTGTGGCAGATCCATGCTAAAGCTGGCGGGGCTGTGCTTCGCCGTGGCCATCATCTGCCTGGGCGGCAGCGGCTGCAGGGGGAGTACTGTGTTGCTCCGTTCAG AGTCCTGGAGACGAGGAAGAGCGGCAGCATCTTGCGGTAATCAG GGGTGCTACACCAACACGGGTGGGCAAGCGCAAGGGCAATGGCGGCGGCTGCTGGCAGATGGTCCGGGGTCATACCCGCCACGGTGCACGTCCAAGTGCGGCGACTGCAGCCCGTGCTACCCGGTGCACGTGGCCGTGCCGCCGGGCGTGCCGGTCACCACCGAGTACTACCCGGAGGCGTGGAGGTGCAAGTGCGGCAACCGCCTCTACATGCCATGA